The Streptomyces tendae DNA segment GGCCGGGACCGGCACGCCGCGGGCGGTGACGCCCCGGGCGGGGGTCGCCTCGGTGCGGCCGGCCGTCTCGTGCGGGGCCGGTTCGCGCTGCTGGGCGAGCAGGTGCAGGGGCAGCAGGACGACGACGCCGGTGCCGCCGCGGGAGGACGGCCGGTAGTTGACGCTGATGCCGTACTTGGAGGCAAGCCGGCCCACCACGGCGAGGCCGAGCCGGGTGCCCTGCAGCGAGGCGAGGTCGGTGACGCGGCCGGTCACGGCCTCCTCGGCGCGGCGCATGGCCGCGTCGGCCATCTTCAGGCCGCTGTCCTCGATGGTGACGACGATGCCGGCGCTGCGGTCCTCGACGTAGACGTGCACCTCGTCGATGGGCGGGGAGAAGTTCGCGGCGTTGTCCATCAGTTCGGCGAGCAGGTGCATGACGCCCTCGGCCGCGAAGCCGGCGACGGCGGTGCGGGTGGAGCAGTGCAGCCGCACCCGCTGGTAGGCCGCGATACGGCCGGCGGCGCCGCGCAGGATGCTCTCCATCACGATCGGCTTGTTCCAGGCGCGGCTGGACCGGCCGCCCATGAGCAGCGCGAGACGGTCGGTCATCAGGCCGAGCTGGGAGGTGCCGTGGTCCAGCTTCAGCAGGTCGCCGAAGACCTCCTCGCCGTGCCGTTCCTGCATCTCACGCAGGTCGGCGAGCATCTGCACGGCCTTGGCCTGGACGCGGCTGAGCGCCTTGGCGGACGCGGCCTGGGCGGCGGCGGCGCGGCGCTCGCTGTGGGCGAGTTCACGGATGAACGATTCCGCCGGGCCGCGCAGGGCGGGGTGCTCCGGCAGGTCGGTCTCGGCCAGCACGGTCTGGGCGGAGCGGCCCTCGCGGAGCCGGGCGATCGCGGCGGGCATCGTCTCCCGTACGAACCGGTCGTGCTCGGCCGTGGTCCGGTCGAGTTCGCCGCGGATGGCGCGGTACTCGTCCTCCAGGGTGACCACCCGCCGTACGTCCTCCTCGACGGTGGCGGCGAAGGCGTGGGTGACACGGGCGAGTTGCGGGTCGGACGGCGGAGGCACGCTGCCCAGTACGTCGGCGGCGCTCGCGCCGTCCCGCAGCCGCTCGGCCACGGCGGGCAGCGTCACCCCGGCCAGGTGGGAGATCTCCGCCGAGCGCCGGGCGGCCTCGGCCTTGAGGCGGCCGTTCTCCGACTCACGTTCGGCGACGGTGCCGCGGGCGCGCAGGACGAGGCGGTGGTCGACGAGGAGGGTGGCGGCCACGCACACCCAGCCGGTCACCACGACGGCGAGGGCCCACGTGGTGGCGCCGGACGGCGCCAGGGCGACGGCCGCACCGCCGGCGGCGGCGCTCGCCACCAGCACGGCGGCCCGTGCGGCGAACGAGGTGCGCGGCGCCCCCGCCGGTGGGTGCTGGCTGGGAGAAGCAGGCACTGGCATGGAGCGGTCCCTCGGTCGGTGAGAGCAGGGGAAGGGGGCGGCCGCACGACGGCAGCCGCGGGCCGGACAGGGGATCAGCCAACAGGAGGGCGATCTTCCGACCACGTACGGCTCATGCTAATCACCCTGATGCGCGCGCGAGCCCCGCTTACTGAACAGTGCGTCAGCAAAATGAGTTCGTCGTGAACCCATCGCTCGTACGTTCCGCTGTGCTAGTCGGGACGAGGCCGGACGACCCCTGCCGGAGTGCGGCAACGCGCACGACGCGCGACCTGACGCCTCGTCACATCGTGCACGCGGCACGCCGTCCACCGCTCCCGTCACTCACGCGAGGCAATGATTTTCGGCCAACTGTGCGTATGCCAAAGGCGTTTGACCCTCGGCCGTCGTAATGACGGGGACATGAACATGAAGAAATTCCGCCACTCGTGAAGCTCCGGTGACGACGGCCCCGCGCGGGCCGGCGCGCCGACGGGCACGCGAAGGAAGGGAGCGGCAGACGAGTCGGGCTGTACGCCGGGTTCTGTTCCCCGGTTCCCTCGCGGGAGCCGGGGCGACGGCCATCCATCTAGGGCCGGTGTTGCCACCGGCCTCGTGCGGTCCACCCGCGGACTCGGGCGGGCAGCCCTCGGTCGTCCGCGCAGAAGCACCGAGGCGCTTCCTCTTGACCTTGCTCCGGGTGGGGTTTACCTAGCCGCCTGAGTCACCCCAGGCGCTGGTGGTCTCTTACACCACCGTTTCACCCTTACCCGGCGCCGAAGCGCCGGGCGGTCTGTTTTCTGTGGCACTGTCCCGCGGGTCACCCCGGGTGGCCGTTGGCCACCACCCTGCCCTGTGGAGCCCGGACGTTCCTCGGGAAGCCCCCTAAGGGGACTCCACGCGGCCGCCCGCCCGGCTCGTCTGCCGTGCCGACCATGGTACCCGCCGGCCGGCGGGCTTCCGCTCCCCCGCGTTGGCCAGCACCGATCCGGTGAGGATCAGGAGGAAGGCGGCCAGCACCGTCGCGGTCAGGGCCTCGTCCAGGAACAGCGCGCCGGCCGCCACCGCGATCGCCGGATTGACGTACGTGATCACCGAGGCGCGGATCGGGCCGGCCTCCCTGATCAGCTCCATGAAGGCGACGAACGCCACCGCCGTGCACACGACCCCGAGGGCGGCCAGCGCGGCCAGGGTCTCCGGGGTGGGCAGGGCCGACGGGCGGGTGGCGACCGCGGCGGGGGCGTAGACCAGGGCCGCCAGGGCCAGGCAGGGCGTGATCAGGTGCAGCGTCGGCACGTCCTTGAGGTGGCGGTCGGCGATCAGCGGGGCCGTCGCGTAGCCGACGACCGTGACCAGGACCTCCGCGAGGGAGAGGGCGTTGCCGCCGGTCAGGTGGGGGACGGTGAGGACGCCCACGCCGCCGAGGCCGAGCGCGAGGCCCGTGATCCGGCGGGCGCCCAGCGACTCCGCCCGGCCGAAGGAGCGGGACAGCAGGACGCCGACGATCGGCACGCCCGCGATGAGCAGCCCCGCCGTGGAGCTGGAGAGGTGGCGTTCGGCGTCGGTCAGCGTGTACCAGGGGCCCACGATCTCGATCACCGCGAACGCCAGCATCGGCTTCCAGTGCGTCCGCAGGTTCCGGACGAGGCCGGCCTGGCGCAGGGCGAAGGGGAGCAGCAGCAGCGCGCCGACGGCGCAGCGGGCGAACACCACACCGGAGGGCGACACCTCGTCCACCGCCACTTTGATCATCAGGTAGGGGATGCCCCAGACCACTCCCATCAGGGAGAACAGGAACCAGCCGCGTGCAGTCATGGGAGGAGTGTCCGCCGGGTCAGCGCGCCGCGTCTTGAACGCTGTTGCGGTACGCCGCCGGGGTCACCCCGAGCACCCGGCGGAACCACCGGGTGAGGTGCGCCTGGTCCGCGAAGCCGACGAGCGCGGCCGCCTCCGCGGGCCGCAGCCCGGCGTCCAGCAGGGCACGGGCCCGGGCCACCCGGTACTGCGCGAGCCACGCGTACGGCGGCACTCCCATCGTCGTACGGAACGCCCGGAGCAGCTGGTAGCGGGACAGGCCCAGGTCGGCGGCGAGGTCGGCCAGGGAGGGCGGGGCGAGGAGCTCGTCGGCGAGGCGGTCGCGGACGCTGAGGGCGACGGACCGGGCGCCGGGGACGGTGCCGTCGGCGGCGCGTGAGGTGGAGTGGCGGCGGGCGAGCGCGGCGAGCAGCCAGGGCAGGCGCGACTCGGCCTCCAGCGGGTCGGGGCGGGCGCTGAGGTCGGTGTGGGTGCGGCGCAGGGCGGCGGCCAGGTCCGGGTCGTGGAGAACCGGTTGGGGGAAGTACGGGCGGCCGGTGCCGACGGTGCCGTCGCCGAGCAGGGCGGGGGCGGCGTAGAGGGCGCGGTACGCGTAGCCCTCGGGGGCGGCGGGGCCTCCGGTGTGCATCTCGCCGGGTTCCAGGACGACGATCGAGCCGGGGCCGGACACGATGCGCCCGCCGCGGTAGGCGATCACCTCCAGGCCGCCGACGGTGACGCCGACCGTGTACTCCTCGTGCGCGTGGGGGGCGTACTCGTGCCGGTCGAAGCGGGCGGTCAGCAGGTCCAGCACGGGCCCGCACCGTCCCAGCCGCGCCCTGGTCCAGCGAGCCTGTTCCCGTTCGCTCCGCGCCACCTCGCACCCCCGGTCACCAGGGGATCAGAGGAAGTCGGCGGTGTCCAGGCCGAAGGCGAAGGGTTCGGGGGGACGTCCGCCTGTGTGAGCGGTTCATGGGCCGCTTGACCCTGCCGCGACGTCAACGTTTCTACTGAGGGCATGCGGATCGGAGAGCTCGCCGCGGCCGTCGGGGTCACCACCCGGGCGGTGCGGCACTACCACCATCTGGGGCTGCTGCCCGAGCCCGAGCGGCTCGGCAACGGCTACCGGGACTACACCCTGCGGCACGCCGTCGTGCTCGCCCGGATCAGGCGGCTGACCGAGCTGGGGCTGGGGCTCGCCGAGGTGCGGGACGTACTCGCGGACGAGGCGGGCAAGGACCTCGCCGAGGTGCTGGCGGAGCTGGACGAGGACCTGGCACGGCAGGAGGCGGCGATCCGGGAGCGGCGGGCGCGGCTGCGGGCGTTGCGGGAGTCGGAGGGCGGGACGGCCGCCGAGGGTCCGGTCTCCCCGGAGCTGGCCGCGTTGTTCCGGAGCACCGCCGGGCTGTCCGACTCCCCCATGGCCGCCAAGGACCGGGAGATCCTCGCGCTGATCGAGACCTCCGCCCCGCCGGAGGAGCGGAAGCGGCTGATGGGGCTGATGAGCGGGGCGGTCGGGACGCCGGGCGGGAGGGAGCGGGCCGCGGCCGTGTACCGCCTGCTCGACGAGCTCGCCGACGTCGGCCCGGACGATCCGCGGGTCGAGGAGGCCGCCCGCGCGCTCGCGGAGTGCGTTCCGGCGGAGCTGCTGCCCGAGGACGTGGTCCTCGACGAGCGCAACAGCTTCCTGGCCGCCCTCTACGCGGACTTCGCCCCCGCCCAGGCGGAGGCGTTCCGGCGGGCGCTGCGGATCGTGACGGAGGGGCGGTCGTGAGCGGGTCCCGGCGGACGGGAGTGCGGGGAGTGCCTGCGAGGGATGACGGTCGTGAAGGGAGAGCGTGGTGGGTGCGGAGCGTGCGGGTGGGGCAGGCCCGACGGTGGGCGGACCGGCCGGGGTCGGGATGGCCGGGGCGCGGGGGCGGGACACCTGGAGGGGGTACGTGAGGGCGGCGACGCGGGTGGGCTGGACACTGGTGCGGCACGAGGCGCGGCTGATGGCGAGCCTGGTGCTGTGGCTGGCGCGGCGTACGCACGGCACGCGCGGCGGCACGGCCTTCGGGTACGCGCGCGGGGAGGCGGCCATGATGTTCGGGCTCGCGTTCGTGTGCGTGGTGGAGACGGTCGCGATGTCCGCGCTGCTGAGCGACTGGCCGGCCGCGCACGCGGTGGTGCTCTTCCTCGACGTCTACACGGTCGTCCTCGTCGTCGCGCTCCACGCCGCGTCCGTCGTCCGCCCGCACGTCCTCGGGCCGGACGGGCTGCGGATCCGCCGGGCCGTCCACGTGGACCTGCGGATACCGCGGGAGCGGATCGCCTCCGTGCGGCGTGAGCTGCGGATGACGCACGAACCGGCGGACGGCGAGCTGCACCTCGCCGTCGGCTCGCAGACGACCGTGACGGTGGAGCTGACCGAGCCGGTCACCCACCGGCCCCTGTTCGGCCGGACCCGTGACGTCCGTGTGATCCGTTTCCACGCCGACGACGCCGACGACCTGGTACGGGCCCTCACCGCCGCCGCGTAGGAGCAGCGCGCGTCTGTGTACCCCACGCCACCAGGCCGGACGGCGGACGACACGCCGTACCCTGACAGGCGGGCTCGATCGAAGGAGTACGTGTGCTTGTCCTGCTGCCGCCGTCCGAAGGCAAGGCCGCTTCCGGGCGGGGTGCCCCGCTGCGGACGGAGTCCCTGTCGCTGCCGGGACTGAGCGCGGCGCGGGAGGAGGTCCTCACCGAGCTGGTCGACCTCTGCTCCGGCGACCAGGACAAGGCACGCGAGGTGCTCGGGCTGAGCGAGGGGCTGCGCGGCGAGGTCGTGAAGAACCGGGACCTGCGCACCGCCGGGGCCCGTCCCGCCGGGGAGATCTACACCGGGGTGCTCTACGACGCCCTGGACCTGGCCTCGCTCGACGCGGCGGCGAAGCGGCGGGCGGCGAAGTCGCTGCTGGTCTTCTCGGGGCTGTGGGGCGCGGTCCGCGTCACGGACCGTATCCCCTCCTACCGCTGTTCGATGGGGGTCAGGCTGCCCGGGCTCGGCGCGCTGGGCGCGCACTGGCGGGCGCCGATGGCCGAGGTGCTGCCGGAGGCGGCGGGGCAGGGGCTGGTCCTGGACCTGCGCTCGGCGGCGTACGCGGCGGCGTGGAAGCCGAAGGGCGAGGTGGCCGGGCGGACGGCGACGGTCCGCGTGCTGCACGCGCCGACCCGCAAGGTGGTCAGCCACTTCAACAAGGCCACCAAAGGCCGGATCGTGCGGAGCCTGCTGACGGCCGGCGCGGCGCCGAAGGACCCGGCGGAGCTGGTGGAGGCGCTGCGCGACCTCGGTTACGTGGTGGAGGGCTCCGCCCCGGCCCGGGCGGGGACGGCGTGGGCGCTGGACGTGCTGGTGGACGAGGTGCACTGAGCCGCCCCCGTACGACCCTACGGCCCTTCCCGTGCGGGGTTGCAACATACGCAACGACCTTTGCGCAGGGTGCGCGCCGACGGCAGGATGACCGGCATGAACGCCTCCCTGCCGTCTCCCACCGCGCCCGAACCCGCCGCCGTCCCTTCCGCCTCGGTGCTCGGGCTGGCGCCCGTGGTGCCGGTGGTCGTGATCGAGGACGCCGCCGACGCCGTACCGCTGGCGCGTGCGCT contains these protein-coding regions:
- a CDS encoding ATP-binding protein, coding for MPVPASPSQHPPAGAPRTSFAARAAVLVASAAAGGAAVALAPSGATTWALAVVVTGWVCVAATLLVDHRLVLRARGTVAERESENGRLKAEAARRSAEISHLAGVTLPAVAERLRDGASAADVLGSVPPPSDPQLARVTHAFAATVEEDVRRVVTLEDEYRAIRGELDRTTAEHDRFVRETMPAAIARLREGRSAQTVLAETDLPEHPALRGPAESFIRELAHSERRAAAAQAASAKALSRVQAKAVQMLADLREMQERHGEEVFGDLLKLDHGTSQLGLMTDRLALLMGGRSSRAWNKPIVMESILRGAAGRIAAYQRVRLHCSTRTAVAGFAAEGVMHLLAELMDNAANFSPPIDEVHVYVEDRSAGIVVTIEDSGLKMADAAMRRAEEAVTGRVTDLASLQGTRLGLAVVGRLASKYGISVNYRPSSRGGTGVVVLLPLHLLAQQREPAPHETAGRTEATPARGVTARGVPVPAPRAVAASDASAPAALPGGTSPVGGGTRADNDADLRPVAAALPASPERPAARTEHAAARTERPDLSAVPGQGRHRQPEGTTPNGLPVRAPGRTMAEAEREREQRQSTAAQAGDTASVRRGARDAGTRFGAFHRARQSGNGSTDTAGNGITGTSGKGIAGASADGIAGTAGTTGDGTETGTPGTTGVTGTDPRPGSRPPTAP
- a CDS encoding AraC family transcriptional regulator, translating into MARSEREQARWTRARLGRCGPVLDLLTARFDRHEYAPHAHEEYTVGVTVGGLEVIAYRGGRIVSGPGSIVVLEPGEMHTGGPAAPEGYAYRALYAAPALLGDGTVGTGRPYFPQPVLHDPDLAAALRRTHTDLSARPDPLEAESRLPWLLAALARRHSTSRAADGTVPGARSVALSVRDRLADELLAPPSLADLAADLGLSRYQLLRAFRTTMGVPPYAWLAQYRVARARALLDAGLRPAEAAALVGFADQAHLTRWFRRVLGVTPAAYRNSVQDAAR
- a CDS encoding MerR family transcriptional regulator; amino-acid sequence: MRIGELAAAVGVTTRAVRHYHHLGLLPEPERLGNGYRDYTLRHAVVLARIRRLTELGLGLAEVRDVLADEAGKDLAEVLAELDEDLARQEAAIRERRARLRALRESEGGTAAEGPVSPELAALFRSTAGLSDSPMAAKDREILALIETSAPPEERKRLMGLMSGAVGTPGGRERAAAVYRLLDELADVGPDDPRVEEAARALAECVPAELLPEDVVLDERNSFLAALYADFAPAQAEAFRRALRIVTEGRS
- the yaaA gene encoding peroxide stress protein YaaA — translated: MLVLLPPSEGKAASGRGAPLRTESLSLPGLSAAREEVLTELVDLCSGDQDKAREVLGLSEGLRGEVVKNRDLRTAGARPAGEIYTGVLYDALDLASLDAAAKRRAAKSLLVFSGLWGAVRVTDRIPSYRCSMGVRLPGLGALGAHWRAPMAEVLPEAAGQGLVLDLRSAAYAAAWKPKGEVAGRTATVRVLHAPTRKVVSHFNKATKGRIVRSLLTAGAAPKDPAELVEALRDLGYVVEGSAPARAGTAWALDVLVDEVH